In the genome of Angustibacter luteus, one region contains:
- a CDS encoding ArsA-related P-loop ATPase: MPTTAAATASATAGDVHERDWDGVRLHVVTGKGGTGKTTVAAALALALAERGKRVLLTEVEERQGIAQLFDVPQPGYDEVRIANGLDGGEVFALAVDPKAALLEYLQMFYKLGRAGGLLERFGAIDFATTIAPGVRDVLLTGKVYEAVRRRSGGRPVYDAVVLDAPATGRITRFLDVNSEVAGLARVGPIRHQADSITTLLRSPQTAVHLVTLLEEMPVQETLDGVASLRAVGLPVGGVVVNQVREPILPAGRLASAAKGKVNRAEIGRGLQAAGLGHAESDVDVLVTEATEHAQRVLLEQRERQEIDALARPVYELPARSELVDVGTLYRLAELLREQGMA, from the coding sequence GTGCCCACGACCGCCGCTGCGACTGCCTCCGCGACCGCCGGCGACGTCCACGAGCGCGACTGGGACGGCGTCCGGCTGCACGTGGTGACCGGAAAGGGTGGCACCGGCAAGACGACCGTCGCGGCCGCCCTGGCGCTGGCCCTGGCCGAGCGGGGCAAGCGGGTGCTGCTGACCGAGGTCGAGGAGCGGCAGGGCATCGCGCAGCTGTTCGACGTGCCGCAGCCCGGCTACGACGAGGTGCGGATCGCGAACGGGCTGGACGGCGGCGAGGTGTTCGCGCTGGCCGTCGACCCGAAGGCCGCGCTGCTCGAGTACCTGCAGATGTTCTACAAGCTGGGCCGCGCCGGGGGGCTGCTGGAGCGGTTCGGCGCCATCGACTTCGCCACCACGATCGCGCCAGGCGTGCGCGACGTCCTGCTCACCGGCAAGGTCTACGAGGCCGTCCGCCGACGCAGCGGCGGCCGGCCCGTGTACGACGCGGTCGTGCTGGACGCCCCCGCCACCGGGCGGATCACCCGCTTCCTGGACGTGAACTCCGAGGTCGCCGGGCTCGCCCGGGTCGGCCCGATCCGGCACCAGGCCGACTCCATCACCACGCTGCTGCGCTCGCCGCAGACCGCCGTGCACCTGGTCACCCTGCTCGAGGAGATGCCGGTGCAGGAGACGCTGGACGGCGTCGCGTCGCTGCGCGCGGTCGGACTGCCGGTCGGCGGTGTCGTGGTCAACCAGGTGCGCGAGCCGATCCTGCCGGCCGGCCGGCTGGCGAGCGCTGCCAAAGGCAAGGTGAACCGGGCCGAGATCGGACGAGGGCTGCAGGCGGCCGGGCTGGGCCACGCCGAGTCGGACGTCGACGTGCTGGTCACGGAGGCCACCGAGCACGCGCAGCGGGTGCTGCTGGAGCAGCGCGAGCGGCAGGAGATCGACGCCCTCGCCCGCCCCGTCTACGAGCTGCCCGCACGCAGCGAGCTGGTGGACGTCGGCACGCTCTACCGGCTGGCCGAGCTGCTGCGTGAGCAGGGGATGGCATGA
- a CDS encoding ArsA family ATPase — protein MSPTTRRPSPQLDVDALLRDPGTRIIVCCGSGGVGKTTTAAALGLRAAEQGRSVVVLTIDPARRLAQSMGLVELDNTPREVAGVDTSAGGRLDAMMLDMKRTFDEIVETHSTPDKAQQILANPFYQALSSSFAGTQEYMAMEKLGQLRAQADQDGTWDLVVVDTPPSRSALDFLDAPARLGSFLDGRFIRLLAAPAKKGGRAYMKAFSAGVNAVTGTLTKVLGAQVLKDVQTFVAALDTMFGGFRERADATYQLLQHEGTAFLVVAAPERDALREAAYFVERLARDDMPLGGLVLNRVHEVAPGAPSAERALAAAEALGEGSGHTLTQQLLRLHADRVRVAEREQQISERFTGAHRTVPVRRVRARAQDVHDLPGLRDIGADLAG, from the coding sequence ATGAGCCCGACCACCCGGCGTCCGAGCCCGCAGCTCGACGTGGACGCCCTGCTGCGCGACCCCGGCACCCGGATCATCGTCTGCTGCGGGTCCGGCGGGGTCGGCAAGACCACCACCGCGGCCGCGCTGGGCCTGCGGGCTGCCGAGCAGGGCCGCTCGGTCGTCGTGCTGACCATCGACCCGGCGCGCCGACTGGCCCAGTCGATGGGGCTGGTGGAGCTCGACAACACCCCACGCGAGGTGGCCGGCGTCGACACCTCGGCCGGCGGGCGGCTCGACGCGATGATGCTCGACATGAAGCGGACGTTCGACGAGATCGTCGAGACGCACTCCACGCCGGACAAGGCCCAGCAGATCCTGGCGAACCCCTTCTACCAGGCGCTGTCGAGCTCGTTCGCGGGCACGCAGGAGTACATGGCCATGGAGAAGCTCGGCCAGCTGCGCGCGCAGGCCGACCAGGACGGCACCTGGGACCTCGTGGTCGTCGACACCCCGCCGTCCCGCTCCGCGCTGGACTTCCTGGATGCCCCGGCCCGGCTCGGCTCGTTCCTGGACGGCCGCTTCATCCGGCTGCTCGCCGCGCCCGCGAAGAAGGGCGGCCGGGCGTACATGAAGGCGTTCTCCGCCGGGGTGAACGCGGTCACCGGCACCCTCACCAAGGTGCTGGGCGCGCAGGTGCTCAAGGACGTGCAGACCTTCGTGGCGGCGCTGGACACGATGTTCGGCGGGTTCCGCGAGCGCGCCGACGCGACGTACCAGCTGCTGCAGCACGAGGGGACGGCGTTCCTGGTGGTCGCCGCCCCCGAGCGGGACGCGCTGCGCGAGGCGGCCTACTTCGTGGAGCGGTTGGCGCGGGACGACATGCCGCTGGGTGGGCTGGTCCTGAACCGGGTGCACGAGGTGGCGCCTGGCGCGCCTTCGGCGGAGCGGGCGCTCGCCGCCGCCGAGGCGCTCGGCGAGGGCAGCGGGCACACGCTGACCCAGCAGCTGCTGCGGCTGCACGCCGACCGGGTGCGCGTCGCCGAGCGGGAGCAGCAGATCAGCGAGCGCTTCACCGGGGCGCACCGCACGGTGCCGGTACGCCGGGTGCGGGCCCGCGCTCAGGACGTGCACGACCTGCCCGGGCTGCGCGACATCGGCGCTGACCTCGCCGGCTGA
- a CDS encoding WhiB family transcriptional regulator, with translation MTETTSSQVWERDWAARGSCSQVNPDDLFVQGAEQNRAKAVCMGCVVRTECLSDALDNRTEFGVWGGMTERERRALLKKRPNVQSWRRLLETARAEHLSSGVADDDSLAV, from the coding sequence ATGACGGAGACAACCAGCAGCCAGGTCTGGGAGCGCGACTGGGCCGCACGTGGGTCGTGCAGCCAGGTCAACCCGGACGACCTGTTCGTCCAGGGCGCCGAGCAGAACCGCGCGAAGGCCGTCTGCATGGGCTGCGTCGTCCGCACCGAGTGCCTGTCCGACGCCCTCGACAACCGCACCGAGTTCGGCGTGTGGGGCGGGATGACCGAGCGCGAGCGCCGGGCCCTGCTCAAGAAGCGCCCGAACGTGCAGTCGTGGCGGCGCCTGCTCGAGACGGCCCGGGCCGAGCACCTCAGCTCCGGCGTGGCCGACGACGACTCGCTGGCGGTCTGA
- a CDS encoding transglycosylase domain-containing protein: MTMRTDDRGSGFAGIIALLAAFIGTALVAGLIGAGLFMPSVGAAGATARSGVEFFDALPTEFEQSPLAQQSRILDADDHVIATFYNENRIVVPLKKVAMIMQNAQIAIEDTRFREHGGIDPKGVLRAAVSNAQSGESGQGASTLTQQFVKLTLQENALSAGDEEGALAAVDKNFGRKLQEMKYAITLEKNMTKDEILQGYLNIAYYGDGAYGVETAARHYFSTTAAKLTLPQAAMLAGLVQQPGRFDPRKNPKAALARRNIVLDRMLQTKVITQKQHDAAVKTKIGLKVRPAGNGCDTSPYPYFCDYIYNQVLDSKTFGPTTAARRALMMRGGLTIKTTLQPAAQKQAQKAVSSKVAPTNKSKVAAAMSVVEPGTGKVLAMVQSTRYGRTKGKTTVNYNVDKTYNGGSGFQTGSTFKAFTLAAALDDGQSLNSIVDAPPGKYKFQRSEFKPGSCEDLRPSNYDPGNSEGHERGPMTLADATAHSVNTAFVRLEAEVGICKVADIASNLGVHLAQPSAADQPDGKPSSDIRPYGSLTLGIETIAPLTMASAYAAFAADGQYCPPVSITSATTLGGKKIALPKSACDQAIKEDVARGVTSALQGVLTHGTAAGRGIGRPAAGKTGTTNNSTDLWFIGYTPQLAAAVWFGHPNASKPMKNINTGKGSYGGQLYGATVSAPIWQSFMKAASAKLAVENFGKPSSKMTYGERITVPSVTGQSIEAATRTLEGAGFSVSVGAPKPSAVPAGQVAESSPGAGSRATAGTTVTIYPSTGVPPATPNQPGPGNTPNPTITGFPNPNPTHTRKPR, from the coding sequence ATGACGATGCGGACCGACGACCGCGGAAGCGGCTTTGCCGGCATCATCGCCCTGCTCGCAGCCTTCATCGGCACCGCTCTGGTCGCCGGCCTGATCGGCGCCGGGCTGTTCATGCCCTCGGTCGGCGCGGCCGGGGCCACCGCCCGCTCGGGCGTGGAGTTCTTCGACGCGCTGCCCACCGAGTTCGAGCAGAGCCCGCTGGCGCAGCAGTCCAGGATCCTGGACGCCGACGACCACGTCATCGCCACCTTCTACAACGAGAACCGCATCGTGGTCCCGTTGAAGAAGGTCGCCATGATCATGCAGAACGCGCAGATCGCGATCGAGGACACCCGCTTCCGCGAGCACGGCGGCATCGACCCCAAGGGCGTGCTGCGCGCCGCCGTCAGCAACGCGCAGAGCGGCGAGTCCGGCCAGGGCGCCTCCACCCTGACCCAGCAGTTCGTCAAGCTCACCCTGCAGGAGAACGCGCTGTCCGCCGGCGACGAAGAGGGCGCGCTGGCGGCGGTGGACAAGAACTTCGGGCGCAAGCTGCAGGAGATGAAGTACGCGATCACGCTCGAGAAGAACATGACGAAGGACGAGATCCTTCAGGGCTACCTGAACATCGCCTACTACGGCGACGGCGCGTACGGCGTCGAGACGGCCGCCCGGCACTACTTCTCGACCACCGCAGCCAAGCTGACCCTGCCGCAGGCCGCCATGCTCGCCGGGCTGGTCCAGCAGCCGGGTCGCTTCGACCCCCGCAAGAACCCGAAGGCCGCGCTGGCCCGCCGCAACATCGTCCTGGACCGCATGCTGCAGACCAAGGTCATCACCCAGAAGCAGCACGACGCCGCCGTGAAGACCAAGATCGGGCTGAAGGTGCGGCCCGCCGGCAACGGCTGCGACACCTCGCCGTACCCGTACTTCTGCGACTACATCTACAACCAGGTGCTCGACAGCAAGACCTTCGGCCCGACCACCGCGGCCCGCCGGGCGCTGATGATGCGTGGCGGCCTGACGATCAAGACCACCCTGCAGCCGGCCGCGCAGAAGCAGGCGCAGAAGGCCGTCTCGAGCAAGGTCGCCCCCACCAACAAGAGCAAGGTCGCGGCGGCCATGTCCGTCGTCGAACCGGGCACCGGCAAGGTGCTCGCCATGGTGCAGAGCACCAGGTACGGCCGCACCAAGGGCAAGACCACCGTCAACTACAACGTGGACAAGACCTACAACGGCGGCAGCGGGTTCCAGACCGGCTCCACGTTCAAGGCCTTCACCCTGGCGGCCGCCCTGGACGACGGGCAGTCGCTCAACTCGATCGTCGACGCCCCTCCGGGCAAGTACAAGTTCCAGCGCAGCGAGTTCAAGCCCGGCAGCTGCGAGGACCTGCGGCCGAGCAACTACGACCCCGGGAACAGCGAGGGCCACGAGCGCGGCCCGATGACCCTGGCGGACGCCACCGCGCACTCGGTGAACACCGCGTTCGTCCGGCTCGAGGCGGAGGTCGGGATCTGCAAGGTCGCCGACATCGCCAGCAACCTCGGCGTGCACCTGGCCCAGCCGTCCGCGGCCGACCAGCCGGACGGCAAGCCGAGCAGCGACATCCGGCCCTACGGCTCGCTGACCCTCGGCATCGAGACCATCGCGCCGCTGACCATGGCGAGCGCGTACGCGGCGTTCGCAGCCGACGGCCAGTACTGCCCGCCGGTGTCGATCACGTCGGCGACGACGCTGGGCGGCAAGAAGATCGCGCTGCCCAAGTCGGCGTGCGACCAGGCCATCAAGGAAGACGTCGCCCGCGGCGTCACCAGTGCGCTCCAGGGCGTCCTGACCCACGGCACCGCGGCGGGTCGCGGGATCGGGCGACCGGCGGCCGGCAAGACGGGCACGACGAACAACTCCACGGACCTGTGGTTCATCGGCTACACCCCCCAGCTCGCCGCCGCCGTGTGGTTCGGGCACCCCAACGCCAGCAAGCCGATGAAGAACATCAACACCGGCAAGGGCTCGTACGGCGGGCAGCTGTACGGCGCCACCGTCTCCGCGCCCATCTGGCAGTCCTTCATGAAGGCGGCCAGCGCCAAGCTGGCGGTGGAGAACTTCGGCAAGCCGTCGTCCAAGATGACCTACGGCGAGCGGATCACGGTGCCGTCCGTGACGGGTCAGTCGATCGAGGCCGCCACGAGGACGCTCGAGGGGGCCGGCTTCTCGGTCTCCGTCGGCGCGCCGAAGCCGAGCGCCGTCCCGGCCGGGCAGGTCGCGGAGTCCAGCCCCGGCGCCGGGTCACGGGCGACGGCCGGGACGACGGTCACGATCTACCCGAGCACCGGCGTGCCGCCGGCCACCCCGAACCAGCCGGGCCCGGGCAACACCCCGAACCCGACGATCACCGGGTTCCCGAACCCCAACCCGACGCACACGCGCAAGCCGCGCTGA